In the genome of Nocardia sp. NBC_00416, one region contains:
- a CDS encoding alpha/beta fold hydrolase — MRPRTTLLRGGLATAGVVGAMAGVHALRRAGAKVLWPPVRDEYRDENFALVDLDRAGEVIADDGVCLATREWGSGDADATVVFVHGFCNSMESFHFQRRHLAQRWGSRLRLVLFDQRGHGRSGTPETDSCTVSQLGRDLLTVIDARAPRGPLILVGHSLGGMAVLAAAAHAGGLFTQRVRGVALLSTAAAEVTSAGIGQLLRNPAIDGFRLAVHTAPALVQAGRVTARHVITPILHVSSFHGPVSATLSRFTTMMIDRTPVETVVKFLKAIELHDEAAALPVLRDIPALVLGGTRDLVIPFRNSRVLARELGDCELVRLTDAAHMPQLQYPDETNAALDRLLLRAGVVGADDRREAAGG; from the coding sequence ATGAGACCACGAACAACCCTGTTACGCGGTGGGCTGGCCACCGCCGGGGTGGTAGGAGCGATGGCCGGGGTGCACGCGCTGCGCCGGGCCGGTGCGAAAGTGCTGTGGCCCCCCGTCCGCGACGAGTACCGGGACGAGAATTTCGCACTGGTCGACCTCGACCGCGCCGGGGAAGTGATCGCCGACGACGGGGTGTGCCTGGCCACCCGCGAATGGGGCTCGGGCGACGCCGACGCGACAGTGGTTTTCGTGCACGGTTTCTGCAACAGCATGGAGTCGTTTCATTTCCAGCGCCGCCATCTGGCGCAGCGCTGGGGTTCCCGATTGCGGCTGGTGCTCTTCGATCAGCGTGGGCACGGTCGTTCGGGCACACCGGAAACCGACAGCTGCACGGTGTCGCAGCTGGGCCGGGATCTGCTCACGGTGATCGACGCCCGGGCGCCGCGCGGACCGTTGATCCTGGTCGGGCATTCGCTGGGCGGGATGGCGGTCCTCGCCGCGGCCGCGCACGCGGGCGGTCTGTTCACCCAGCGGGTACGCGGGGTGGCGCTGCTGTCCACGGCCGCCGCGGAAGTCACCTCCGCGGGGATCGGACAGTTGCTGCGCAATCCCGCGATCGACGGTTTCCGGCTGGCCGTGCACACCGCGCCCGCGCTGGTACAGGCGGGGCGGGTCACCGCGCGCCATGTCATCACGCCGATCCTGCACGTGAGTTCGTTTCACGGACCGGTGAGTGCGACGCTGTCCCGGTTCACCACCATGATGATCGATCGCACCCCGGTCGAAACCGTCGTGAAATTCCTGAAGGCCATCGAATTGCACGACGAGGCCGCGGCATTGCCGGTGCTGCGGGATATTCCGGCGCTGGTTCTGGGTGGTACCCGGGATCTGGTCATTCCGTTCCGAAATTCTCGGGTGCTGGCGCGCGAATTGGGCGATTGCGAACTGGTCCGGCTGACCGACGCCGCGCATATGCCGCAGCTGCAGTACCCGGATGAGACAAATGCCGCACTCGATCGGCTGCTGCTGCGAGCCGGGGTGGTCGGCGCGGACGATCGCCGGGAGGCCGCCGGTGGCTGA
- the tsaB gene encoding tRNA (adenosine(37)-N6)-threonylcarbamoyltransferase complex dimerization subunit type 1 TsaB, with translation MLALAVDTATPAVTAGLVELEQAAVGANTSDAVRPRTLAARVVVDARAHAEALTPLILECLSEAGVSRADIAVVVTGIGPGPFTGLRVGMATAAAFGDALGIPVHGVCSLDAIAADCAPELGPDDELLVVTDARRREVYAARYRDHGLRRVTGPEVSKPGDLSAAGASTIAGSAAHTALFALPALSVQTPTPAGLVRVAAPALLSGVSPEPLVPLYLRRPDAVERSYRTLDRMGA, from the coding sequence ATGCTTGCACTTGCTGTCGACACCGCGACGCCCGCAGTCACGGCGGGGCTCGTCGAACTGGAGCAGGCGGCCGTCGGCGCGAACACCTCGGACGCTGTTCGCCCGCGCACCCTGGCCGCCCGGGTAGTCGTCGATGCCCGCGCCCATGCCGAGGCGCTCACTCCGCTGATCCTGGAATGTCTATCCGAAGCCGGGGTGTCGCGCGCCGATATCGCGGTGGTCGTCACCGGTATCGGGCCGGGTCCGTTCACCGGCTTGCGGGTCGGTATGGCGACCGCCGCCGCATTCGGTGACGCGCTGGGGATCCCGGTACACGGTGTCTGCAGCCTGGACGCGATCGCCGCCGACTGCGCGCCCGAACTCGGCCCGGACGACGAACTACTGGTGGTCACCGACGCCCGGCGTCGTGAGGTGTACGCCGCGCGCTACCGTGACCACGGTCTACGCCGGGTCACCGGACCCGAGGTCAGCAAACCCGGCGATCTGTCGGCGGCGGGCGCGAGCACGATCGCCGGATCCGCAGCGCACACCGCGTTGTTCGCGCTACCCGCGCTGAGTGTGCAGACCCCGACACCCGCCGGTCTGGTGCGCGTGGCGGCACCCGCACTGCTATCCGGTGTATCCCCCGAACCGCTGGTCCCGCTGTATTTGCGCC
- the tsaE gene encoding tRNA (adenosine(37)-N6)-threonylcarbamoyltransferase complex ATPase subunit type 1 TsaE, which translates to MAEGGERRLPTVTDTEELGRELALGLRAGDLVVLDGPLGAGKTALTRGIAAGLGVEGRVSSPTFVIARRHRAGRRAAGPAVPLVHVDAYRLGGSLDELDALDLDTELDDAVVVVEWGSGVAERLTGRHLLVRMSRAPESEVRTASWEWVDSGAAR; encoded by the coding sequence GTGGCTGAGGGCGGCGAACGCCGGCTGCCGACCGTCACCGATACCGAGGAGCTGGGCCGAGAGCTGGCCCTCGGGTTGCGGGCCGGCGATCTGGTCGTGCTCGACGGGCCGCTGGGCGCCGGTAAGACGGCGTTGACCCGTGGTATCGCCGCGGGCCTCGGGGTCGAGGGCCGGGTGAGTTCGCCCACCTTCGTGATCGCTCGCCGGCATCGGGCGGGCCGGCGGGCCGCTGGTCCGGCGGTGCCGCTGGTCCATGTCGACGCCTACCGGCTCGGCGGCAGTCTGGACGAACTCGACGCCCTCGACCTGGACACCGAACTCGACGACGCGGTCGTCGTGGTGGAGTGGGGCAGCGGAGTCGCGGAGCGACTGACCGGTCGGCATCTACTGGTGCGAATGTCGCGTGCGCCGGAATCCGAAGTGCGCACGGCTTCTTGGGAGTGGGTGGACTCCGGCGCGGCCCGATAG